The following proteins are encoded in a genomic region of Diabrotica virgifera virgifera chromosome 1, PGI_DIABVI_V3a:
- the LOC126879376 gene encoding uncharacterized protein LOC126879376 — protein sequence MCAFKAEHLLVDELDYELKIRDIMPEESTTVDKKRNLLRGALKQEAGNRSFLQISAVSLPFEEQQKGITETLDSLSKKIEKFRGTVKDTEYARLTSRLGHISARVHLLHCPSEEQEPFKRSVSLKILTLEGELDSRVNPIATSTPNASVNVPSFTYSKPVQVHKWGISFSGEKQHTDVMSFLERVECLRISRGVSEEDLFAASAELFTGTAFTWFMNNRGNFSCWSDLIKKLKSDFLPYSFQDDLLDQIKNHKQKPGESVTMFINTILGMCSRLDTPLSDLAKIKIILKCLLPFYHQQLALMDIQNIDDLTIKCKRLEETLSWSSQPPSTSRSSSNSSSQPTSFRQRSWLNKGHEHNVSVVSSLVCWNWDQPGHPFYNCGIPQNRIFCHGCGRENTLKRNCSKCSGNDTSEVRPLNVSPSNIQSGNQTPSSNETAGPSTSSNPNPSSRKGKGVSFKKAAHTTKQN from the coding sequence atgtgtgcttttaaagctgaacatcttctggtggatgaattggattatgaattaaagattcgggacataatgccagaggagtcgacaactgtcgataaaaaacgcaatcttttgagaggtgctttgaaacaagaagctggcaatagaagttttctccaaatttcagctgtatcccttccttttgaggaacaacaaaaaggaatcactgaaacattggacagcttgtctaaaaaaatcgaaaagtttaggggaactgtaaaggatacagagtatgcgcgattaacatctcgtctaggccatatttctgcccgtgtacacttgctacactgtccttctgaagaacaggaaccgttcaagaggtctgtttctcttaaaatattaacactagagggtgaacttgattctagagttaaccccattgctacctctactcctaatgcttcagtcaatgtacctagctttacgtactccaaacctgttcaagtacacaaatggggtatttcattttcaggtgaaaaacagcacactgatgtgatgtcatttttagaaagggttgaatgtcttcgaatatctagaggtgtttcggaagaggatttgtttgctgcttctgctgagttgttcaccgggaccgcttttacatggtttatgaataacaggggtaatttttcttgttggtctgatctgattaaaaagttgaagtcggattttcttccgtattcattccaggatgatttattagatcaaattaagaatcataagcagaaacctggggaatctgttactatgtttattaatactatattaggtatgtgtagtcgtttagacactcctttgtcagatttagctaaaattaaaatcatccttaaatgtctattgcccttttatcatcaacaattagctcttatggacattcagaacattgatgaccttactataaaatgcaaacgtttggaggaaacgttatcctggtcttctcaacctccatccacatctcgatcctcttctaactcttcttctcagccaacttcctttaggcaacgttcttggctaaataagggtcatgaacataatgtttcggttgttagttctcttgtctgctggaattgggatcagcctggtcacccattttacaattgtgggattcctcaaaatcgtattttctgccatggttgtggccgagagaacacccttaaaagaaactgttctaagtgttcgggaaacgacacgtcggaggtccgtcccctgaacgtttctccgtccaacatccaatcagggaatcaaaccccatcgtcaaacgaaactgctggaccaagcacatccagcaacccaaacccatcttcacgaaaagggaaaggggtgtcgttcaagaaagcagcacacaccacaaaacaaaattaa